The Penaeus chinensis breed Huanghai No. 1 chromosome 21, ASM1920278v2, whole genome shotgun sequence genome has a window encoding:
- the LOC125036556 gene encoding transmembrane protein 45B-like, whose translation MGSFIGHVVPGTFFFFFGMWFTYRMFQRYFLCQVAAAAAGGEKCRSRYQNISSFTCPGCPGLPLEGVLKIIAVVVGMTGEFATAFDEGKFTHIGNAQHMTMFFFFGLNGVMDVLTHYRIPVPPDMDYVSAVLAFSMEALLFYYHLHGRSHMDVQVHMLLFYVVLACAVSTALEMCYKNNVLPALCRSYFTLLQGTWFYQIGFILYSPWGQTWDQENHGQMMVVTMLFTWHNATIFVIMALAGSLIYLRVKAKGPAAMYHGLHGPLRMPKMDAEQIKNMIVDSEEEEV comes from the exons ATGGGATCCTTCATCGGGCATGTCGTCCCgggcaccttcttcttcttcttcgggatGTGGTTTACGTACCGGATGTTCCAGCGGTATTTCCTGTGCcaagtggcggcggcggcggcggggggagAGAAGTGCCGCAGCAGATACCAGAACATCTCGTCCTTCACGTGCCCGGGGTGCCCTGGTCTTCCCCTCGAGGGCGTCCTCAAGATCATCGCCGTCGTCGTCGGTATGACTG GTGAATTCGCCACGGCCTTCGACGAGGGCAAATTCACACACATCGGGAACGCGCAACACATgaccatgttcttcttcttcggtcTGAACGGAGTGATGGACGTCCTCACGCACTACCGCATCCCCGTGCCGCCCGACATGGACTACGTGTCCGCCGTGCTGGCCTTCAGCATGGAGGCGCTGCTCTTCTACTACCATCTGCATGGCCGGAGTCACATGGACGTGCAG GTCCATATGCTGCTGTTCTACGTCGTGTTGGCCTGCGCGGTGTCCACTGCCTTGGAGATGTGCTACAAGAACAACGTTCTGCCCGCTCTCTGTCGGAGCTACTTCACGCTTCTGCAG GGCACTTGGTTCTACCAGATCGGGTTCATCCTGTACTCTCCGTGGGGCCAAACGTGGGACCAAGAGAACCACGGccagatgatggtggtgacgatgctcTTCACATGGCACAACGCCACCATCTTCGTCATCATGGCCCTGGCCGGCTCGCTCATCTACCTGCGGGTGAAGGCGAAGGGGCCCGCTGCCATGTACCACGGTCTCCACGGGCCTCTGCGCATGCCCAAGATGGATGCCGAGCAGATCAAGAATATGATTGTCGactcggaagaggaagaagtctaA